A genome region from Altererythrobacter aquiaggeris includes the following:
- a CDS encoding SDR family NAD(P)-dependent oxidoreductase, translated as MVEAEQHKQTVCIFGASGGIGAAMVRLLAAEPGIGSIYAGSRSGKVLRHPKITGFSFDLLRERSIMEAAAMMKQQPPELVIIATGALTLEDGTGPEKSYRALDAQAMGEIMALNTIGPALIAKHMLPVVPRDRRAILAALSARVGSISDNRLGGWHSYRASKAALNMLIRNFAIEMGRSHKQAIIAGLHPGTVDTALSEMFQGNVADGKLFTPEYAAERLLAVLDGLTPQDSGSVFGWDGKRVQE; from the coding sequence ATGGTCGAAGCAGAGCAGCATAAGCAAACAGTGTGTATTTTCGGCGCCAGTGGCGGGATCGGCGCTGCGATGGTGCGGCTGCTGGCCGCGGAACCTGGCATCGGTTCGATCTATGCCGGATCGCGGTCCGGCAAGGTGCTTCGACATCCGAAAATTACCGGCTTTTCATTCGATCTGCTGCGCGAGAGATCGATTATGGAAGCCGCCGCGATGATGAAGCAGCAGCCGCCCGAACTGGTCATTATCGCCACCGGGGCGCTGACACTGGAGGACGGAACAGGACCCGAAAAATCATACCGCGCGCTGGACGCACAGGCGATGGGCGAGATTATGGCGCTCAACACGATTGGCCCGGCCTTGATTGCGAAACATATGCTCCCGGTGGTCCCGCGTGACCGGCGCGCCATATTGGCTGCGTTGTCGGCACGCGTTGGTTCGATTTCCGATAACCGGCTTGGCGGATGGCATTCCTACCGCGCCAGCAAGGCTGCACTCAATATGTTGATCCGCAATTTCGCCATTGAAATGGGACGTTCGCACAAACAGGCGATCATCGCCGGCCTGCACCCTGGTACAGTCGACACCGCACTGAGCGAGATGTTTCAGGGCAATGTAGCGGATGGAAAGTTATTTACGCCGGAATATGCGGCGGAGCGACTGCTCGCAGTGCTGGATGGCCTGACGCCGCAGGATAGCGGAAGCGTTTTTGGCTGGGATGGAAAGCGTGTGCAAGAGTAG